TTGGTTTGGTTTGAAGGTTTGCAATATGGGAAAGAAATAGTTTTTCAAAGAATCAGCAACCCAGTTCATATAAAGTTCTTAAACTCAAAGTCAACTTCAAAAGCAGAGGATAAAACCTACCTGCAGGATGTACTCAACCTATCTGGTGCAAATTGGAGAGGATTTAATGCCAAATCAATACCGATATCTGTTTATTATTCAAAGATTATAGCAGAATATACCAAAGCCTTCGAAGGTTTTGACGGTTTTGAAAAGGGAATTTTTTCTACTAATAAACCATGGTTCTTATAAACTTTTAAGATGGAAATTGCAGGAGAGAACATACTGTTTTTGCTAGGCGCGGGCGCAAGCCATGAAGCGGAAATTCCGATTTCATTTCAAATGGTAGATCAAATAGAAATGTTAGTAATAGATGATCCTAAATGGTCCCAATTCAAAGAATTGTACTACTATCTAAAAAGTAGCATTCAATATGCTGATGGTATTTTTGGAAATTTCAATGATCCTTTTAATGTTGAGAAGCTACTAATTGTAATTACAGAAATAGAAAAGAGAGACAAGAATATTATGTATCCATTTATTGGCACATGGAATATGAGATTAATGGATTTAGCAGGAGATAATTTTACCAATCTAACTGCCTTTAAGGAGCTAATTATTAACAAGCTGAACGAGTGGGTAAGACTAAAAGACTACGGAAAAGCGAATTATTATGAAGGTTTTGCTAGTCTAAAAAATGAAATAGGAAATCTTTTAAGAGTGTTTACTCTAAATTACGACTTATGTTTTGAAAGGGTAGTTGGTAAAAGTCAAAGTATAGAGTTAGGTTTTGATTCGAGTACTAAAGAGTGGCATTATGCCAACTTTGATTCACATGACAGCAAGGACTTTTTCCTATATAAACTACATGGTTCAATTAATTGGTATACAACTGACGAACAAATTAGTAAGTTGAAGATTAGTGATGACCCGGTTGAATCTCCAGAATTAATTTTTGGTATTCAGCACAAAATGACATCAATTGATCCATATTTTTTCTTTTCATCGGAATTCAGAAAACTATGCTTGGAGGCTGAGACTAAGTTAATAATATGCTTAGGTTATAGTTTTTCTGATGATTATATAAATAATATTATTTCACAAGCGGTTATTGAGAAGGATGAAGCCAAAATTTTGATTGTAGCTGGTCCAAATGATGACGGCGATAAGTTGGTAAAAAGTGTTTCAAAAAAGTTGAAAATCACAAAAGAATCAATTCTTGTTGAACCAATTGGGGCAAAGAAGTTTCTGCTAGAAAAGATGAATAAAGATTATCTTACTCAACACATCCATGATTCTAAAGATGCACCCTTCCAATAAAAAAATGCGCCAACTTCCATTGACGCATTTCAACACTATTTATTGACAGCGAAAATCTCTTTCAATTGTTTGACCATACCCCCATTTCCGGAGACGGTAATCTCCCCGATTTTATCGGCGATTTTTTCAACATACTCCATCTCCTTCAACTTAAAGAGCATCTCGTTTTCTTCCATCAGCTTTGCGGTGTTCAACAAACTTCGGGTAGAAGCGGTCTCTTCACGTCGGGTAATGATATTGGCCTGAGCGCGTTTTTGGGCCACCAAAACCTGGTTCATGATCTCTTTCATTTCACCGGTCAGGATTACATCACGAATACCACAGCTCAAAACGGTAACACCCAACTGGGCAGCGGTTTCCTTGATATCTGCAAACACGGCTTCCGCAATGCTTTCCTTACGCTCTAAAAGCTCATCCAAGGTGTAGGTGCCGATGTAGGCAAGCAAGACCAACTGCATTGCGATGTACAATTGCTTTTCATAGTCTTTGTTGTCCAATAAGGCCCTTTCGATATCCATAACCTTATACTGGGTATAGCAGTTGATACGAATGGCAGCCTTGTCTTTGGTCAACAGTTCCTGACCAGAGATTTCCAATTGCAATTGACGCATATCGGCCCGGGCAATTTTGATGGTGATATCATTTTTCCAAAAGTAGTATGTACCGCTTTCCAGTGTTTTGATATACACATCATCCACCAAAAGAACAGCCTTCTCATAAGCCGCAACTTCCAAAGTACGAACATAGGCCCGTAATTGAGGATGACCCAACATTGCCTTGCTGATATCTTCCGTGATATAGATTTTGCTCAAGTCCGCCTTGACGAACCCATAATCGATCAAACCTTTCCAGAAAGCATATTTGCCCGCAGTAAGGACTTGTTTCAAATTTCCGTTTTCAGAAACCAAAACCAATTCAGCATCCTTGACTTCAATAACATGCAACATGGCTTCCAAGCTTTGGTCCCGTAGCAAGATTTCCAATGCTATGGGAGCTATAAAGGCTTCGGTAAGGTCATATACCATAACCTTGGTTTTGAGGCCTACCCAGTGTGTTCCTTGGGGAATCACCTTTTGGTAATCTCCTTTTTTGAAGACCAAACCTACTTTTCCTGCATTGATTCGTACTCTTTTCATTACTTAAAATTTGTGTCCGCCCCATCATATGACGGACGAACGGGTTAAACTATGTGCATAGATTCCAATTACTTGCTTTACAAAGGAAACCGTGGTTGTATATCATCCATTCGATACGGAACTATTGGTTTTTGAGCTTAGGTGCCATTTGTTTTAACGTCATGCTTCCAGATGGGCTGTTGATAGCATAAGCATCAGTTTTCCAAAAGGAGGGATGACCGGCAACAAAATGGCCCTTTACATCAAAATAGCAATAATTCAAGGTAGTTTCAAGACTGTTGTTTGCTCCACCAGGGAAAAACAACCGATACAGAACTACGGTTTCTTGCCACATACGGAGTGACGATCCGGAGGTCTTTTTACAAGTGACCATCTTGTCAAGAATGGATTTAAAATCCATATCCCACGTTATGAGCGTGGTGCTCTACCAACTGAGCTACGAGATCTAAAAAAAGGTGACCTCGGCAGGAGTCGAACCTGCGCGTCCATCTGCTGTTCTGACCTAACTGAACTACAATCCCCTTTGGGATTGATGGGATTCGAACCCATGACTCACAGAACTGGGGGCTATTTTTTGGAAAACAACCGAAACCATCAAGTCAAGTTGCACATGAAAACCTAATGCCCTTCGGCAAAGCTTCATACAATAGTGCCATACAGAGACACCCAACAAGACCTGCTTGATATCTTGCTCCCGTACTTCGATTATGCTCAGCATAAACTCCTACGGGAATCTTTTTCAATGGACTTCGTACCTCTTGCCAGATTCGAACTGGCACTTTCGTCGAAACGAATAGATTGGCTCTAAATGCGCTTCCCTACTTTGAATCTTGTTCATTTCGGTGCTTCTGCAAATTCTATTTATTGACGGGCACGCCACCAACAACATCATCCAATCACTCTGTGGTTACGATCCAAGGTCTTTTACCACAGCTCTTCCTTTTAAGCTAAAGAGGTATTTGATTAAGCCTCGCCAGCTACCCACGTCTGACGAGGCACTACTATGAAGCTGATTCCAAAAGCTTCCATTTAATTACATGACAAAGATTCCAACAGTACTGCGCAGTGATTTTGCGCAGTAAATATTATTTAATAAATGTTGGGTTATACCGCCAAGTCTGCACAAGATGAACTTGCAAAAGCATTGGGTTTTGCCTTAAAAACAAACCTCATCCCAAGGATATAGCCCATAGCTTCTTTTAATGCCACATTTGATTCAAATTTTGGATCCGTATTGATATCCGCATGAACTTCAAGTTCGACATCGTATCTGTCAAGAATATGACAGATGGCATAGGCTGTTTCAACAGACATGGCTACCTCTTTGAGCATTCGTTCTTTAGTGCTTATTTTAGTAGTTCCCTTCAGATTTTTGATAAACATAAATCCTCCTTTGCCTTCCCTAAGTATAACCACTACAGTTGCATAGGCAACATAAGATTTATAGGCTTGCGAATCGGACCCTACACAAATCTTAAGTCGATATCCCGCCTTTTGCTCCCTGACTATGGCCTCCTCGACAAGTGTTGTGATGGACTTGTCAAAAGCTTTACCACTAAAATTTCTCCATTTGTTGACTGCTATTTTCATGATTTCTAATCATTATTCTTTTTTTGTTGTGGAACAGACCCGAATCGAACGGATACCTCTGGTGCTTCAAACCAACGTGCAGACCTACTACACTACTGTTCCATTTTGGGTGTACTCCGGGACTCGAACCCTGTTCTCCCCATTCACAGTGGGGTGCTTTACCGGATAAGCTAGAGACACCATTTTGTTAACCTGGAAGGATTCGAACCTTCATCTCTGGAGTCAAAGTCCAGTGTGCTCCCATTGCACCACAGATTAATTTGTAGGCCTAATAGGATTTGAACCCATACCACAAGGGTCGAAACCTTGCATGCTATCCATTACACCATAAGCCTATGGTACTCCACCCAAGATTCGAACTTGGACTGTATGGATTTTAAGTCCATTGCCTCTTCCATTTGGGCTAGTGGAGCAAAAAGTACAGGGAGAGAGATTCGAACTCTCAAATTCCAGATTCTAAATCTGGCGCCTATACCAATTCGGCTATCCCTGCTTGTGTTGAGATGTAAGGAGTCGAATCTGAATCTTTCGCCTTATGAGAGCGATGCTCTACCTTTTAAGCTACATCTCAATTTGTTGAGGCAATAGGATTCGAACCTATGACCATCACGATGTAAGCGTGATGCTCTTCCACTGAGCTATGCCTCAAATAGTACTCCGTAAGGGAATCGAACCCTTAGTTCCACATAGAAAGTGTGGCGTCTTGACCATTTGACCAACGGAGCATATGCCAACCCGCCAGTTGGCCCGTGCGCTAAAAATGTCTACCAGACATTTTCTAATCGCTTCGTCCTGTCTAAGGGACAGGATTCGAACCTGCAACCTCCCGCTTCCAAAGCGGGTAAACAGCCATTGTTATTCCCCTAGATTTTGCGGTTCATACGAGAATCGAACTCGTATCTCCCGAGAGACTAGTCGGGAAGGATAGCCATTACCCCAATGAACCCTATTTTGTACATCTACTAAGATTTGAACTTAGACTTAGAGATTAGAAGTCTCTTGTGCTATCCGTTACACCATAGATGCTTCTGCACGTCCATAAGGATTTGAACCCTAACCACAAGTTTTGGAGACTCGCATGCTACCATTACACCATGAACGTGTTTTATAGGAGCATCTATCGAGACTCGAACTCGAAACTGAAGATTGGAAGTCTACTATGTTGCCAATTACACCATAGATGCCTGTTGTGGAAGCAGTAGGACTCGAACCTACATGTTCCGAAGAGACCAGATTTACAGTCTGGCGAGCCAACCAATTGCTCAATGCTTCCATAATTTGAGACAAGGACAGGATTTGAACCTGCAAAAAACAGATTTGCAATCTGCTGCTTTAATCCATTCAGCCACCTTGTCTTAGCGATATTGGTAGGGCTCGAACCTACAACCTCAGACTTAACAGGTCTTTGCTCTACCATTGAGCTACAATATCTTTGGCGGAGAGTAAAGGAATCGAACCTTTATCACGAGGACCGTGAACTTGCTTAGCAGACAAGCATAACAAACCAATATTTATCTACTCTCCATTTGCGGAAGGAGTGGGAGTCGAACCCACACGAGTCGTTATCTCCGAACACTTTTCAAGAGTGTGGCCACCGCCCATTGGCTTGTCCTTCCGTTTTGTTGACCCCATGGGAATCGAACCCATGACCTCGACCTTAAAAGGGCCTTGCTCTAACCTGCTGAGCTACGAGTCAATCTTTATTTCAATGAACGACATAAAAAAAGCACCTCTTTTCGAGAGGTGCCTTTAACTATACTTAGCATATGTTCTGTTATCAGATTTACATATGTATACCCTCCCTTTTTGTTTTATTAATGGATTTCACATCACTATAATACTCGACCATGAGTATCGGCGAGCGAAAGCCAAAACACCATTCTGTATTGTGCTGTAAACTATTTTGTCTCATGGTTTCTTTTCTTTTATGCCTAATCCTGAATTCGCTGGAAATGACGCTGCAAATATGAAATCAATTTTTGAATTATCCAAGATAAATTTAAAATTAATTACTTGATTATCAATTAGTTAAGCTATGTTTGGATAATAGAATCCCTGTCCGCTTTTCAGCAGATTTTTAACATTCTACAATCGCCTGTCTCTCAATTGTTTTCTGTTTCAATTACCCTGTTTTATGTTTTTTTACTTTTCAAACATGATCTTAAAATAATCCATAAAAAAAGCGCCCGTTGTATTGGACGCTTTGTATATAGTATCAAGATTTTTTTTAAATCAATGGGTACATCCATTTAAACTAGACACATCACGTCCCTTTCGCGAGGATAATTCCAATATCCAGCGATAGCTACACTGGCTAATCAGCGCTCTTGGTTTAATATGTACTCTACCGTTTTTCATTTCTGGTGCAAATATGCACGAATTAATGTCTTGCTCCCAAATTTTCCAAATAGAACTTTTCTCGAAGAGCGCACAATAGATCATTTATAGCGTTAATTTGTGGGCGAATTGGTAAAATGGATTCAACATATTGATTTTCTAAATCTCGTTTCAGATTTTCTGCCCAACCTACCAACTCATCATACTCATATTTTCCATGCTTTATGTCCAATAAAAACTCTCGATCCGGGCGTTTGACATGGATTGTGTGTTCTGATGCTATTTCTTTGGCCATATGTAGCAACCTGAAGGTATGCATCATATTTTTGGAATCGTAGTTTTTACCATGTGACACGGTTGTTTTATAGCGTTCCTCATTTCGTTTGCCTACCCAATCCCAGTATTCTTTATACTTTTTACAGTATGATGAATAACCATCTTTATTGAAAAATAACATTCCAATAGGTGTTTCTTCCTTGGGTATCGAGCTCAATGCAATATCGTTTGCCTTATCACTTTTTATGATTCCTTTGAATGGGATATTTGGGTTGTGATATAAGTTGTGACAATCCTTTAGATGAGCTATGTTGGATATACCGCAATGTTCTTGTTGGATATTATTTTTTTCAAGAAATATGTTCAGGGGCAACGACCTCCCTTGATTGTAGACAAAACAAAAATCCAGAACGGACTTGCGTTCCTTTTCAACTGGATTCACAATCTTTTTCTCTAGTCCTCTGGCCTTTTTAATTTGTGCGTAGGCATAGTTGGCAAATGATTTTTCACATTGCTTTGATAAGAAAAGCTGTAATCTTATTTCGTTGAAAATTTCATGTTTATAAAGAATACACTCTTCTGGAACATTCAGTAATTCCAATATGTTCGGATTGTTCTTTGAGCAAAGCTCAATGAACTTGCGGAGTTCATAATACACAATATCATTTGATTCGTTGTTTACCTGTCCTATGTAGTCCAAAGAATAAAAGTGTTGCTTGGGAAGAATGAACACACCCCTGATATCCGTGTCGGATGAGGGTGTGTCCAGTCCATAGGCCCTACTTCCGCTGATGCATTCGAAAATAATGCTCCCGGATTTCTTTAGCTCCTCTATGGTCATGATATGGTTTTTAAAAAGAGGTTATTGAATTCTTTAGGATTTGGTTTCCGGTTGATCAAATCATTTTTCACACCTTCATTTTCATTAACCACTTGTTTGACCAGCTCAATCAAAACAGGGGCAACAGGTTCGTTACTTTTTTCGATGTGCTTGCTCTTTAAGAGTATTAGATTGTCCAACATCCTATGATATTCTACATCGATTAAAGGATATAGTTCCTTAAAAAACACAGGAGGAATCGTATCCTTTTCATACACCCATTTAGCACATAAGGCAGTGCGAATAGCATAAAAGAAACTTTTCAACGTCATTCTATCTGAACCCAAGGTTTCTTCAAAACCCCTGTTCATACTATGATAATGATAAAATCCGGAAACAGGATTGAAATTGTTTGCGGCCAATTCCTTTATCTCGTTGAGAAAGGCAGCATTCGCCCTATAAACAATAGGAGAAAACAACCATCCCAAAAAGGAGGCATTGGATTTTGCTAACAATTTGAGTGCTTTTCGAACATCCCATCCAGAACCATCCAAATCCTCATCAGTCATAAATTGAATGGAATCTTTTTGCTCCCAAAGATTCAAATACCAATCCTTATTATGCTTGTACACAAAACGAATGTCATAATCTGAATCCGGCGAAGCGAAGCCCCAAGCCCTGCTTCCCGATTCTACAGCGAATAGTATCTCTATATTCTTTTCTCGCTCTATCTCTGAGAGCTTATTTAGAATTTTTCTTTTCATAATTTATTCTAAATTTTTCAATTTCAGAAATAAACTCTTTAAGTTTTATGCTGTACTTCCTTTTGCCCATACATATTGAGACAATCTCAACATCATTTTCAGATAAAAGTCGATTAGGTATTAATTTTTTTGAAGCTCTAATCTCCCAAATGAGTTTTTCAGAATCATCCAGTGGGTCAATCAAGAACTGAATATAAATTTTAAGACCTTGAGAATGTTTCCACTGAATTTGCCAATGTTCATCTTCCCACCACTCGTTTACGGAGTCAACAAGAAGTATATTCCAAAATTTTTTATGTAATTCATTTTTAATTTGAACTTTAAAACTCATTTTCCCTTATTTCGTTTTTTCTTCCAAGACGCATTCTTCTTCCAATCCCCTGCCATGATACAGCCATAAGGAATTACCTCATCAATCACGGTGCCCAAACCAAATTCTTCTATTTGGTTTCTAACGGTTTCGACATTTTTATAAGCACTTGGCAATTCGGTGATGTCAATCTCATTCGAGAAAAAGCGAACATCCAATCCTTTCGTTTCTTCATCAAATATCTCCTGAAAAGTACCTTCCTTGCTCTTTCTATGTTGTGTTCGGCTCACATTACGTCCTGCCCCGTGAGGCGCAAAACCCAAGTTTGTCCTGGAGGTTTCGCCCTCAACAATCAACACGGGTTCGGACATATTCAAAGGAATCAGCCTTGGCCCTGTAATGTCAGGCATGAATTTGGCATCCAAGGGCGTAGCCCCTTTGGCATGATAAAACAACTCATCATCACGAAACACAAAGTTATGTTCATTCCAGTAGCGATTCTCTGGGTTGATGCCCAATTTGGCTAAAGTGGC
The sequence above is a segment of the Muricauda sp. SCSIO 64092 genome. Coding sequences within it:
- a CDS encoding slipin family protein, giving the protein MKRVRINAGKVGLVFKKGDYQKVIPQGTHWVGLKTKVMVYDLTEAFIAPIALEILLRDQSLEAMLHVIEVKDAELVLVSENGNLKQVLTAGKYAFWKGLIDYGFVKADLSKIYITEDISKAMLGHPQLRAYVRTLEVAAYEKAVLLVDDVYIKTLESGTYYFWKNDITIKIARADMRQLQLEISGQELLTKDKAAIRINCYTQYKVMDIERALLDNKDYEKQLYIAMQLVLLAYIGTYTLDELLERKESIAEAVFADIKETAAQLGVTVLSCGIRDVILTGEMKEIMNQVLVAQKRAQANIITRREETASTRSLLNTAKLMEENEMLFKLKEMEYVEKIADKIGEITVSGNGGMVKQLKEIFAVNK
- a CDS encoding DNA polymerase beta superfamily protein, which encodes MKRKILNKLSEIEREKNIEILFAVESGSRAWGFASPDSDYDIRFVYKHNKDWYLNLWEQKDSIQFMTDEDLDGSGWDVRKALKLLAKSNASFLGWLFSPIVYRANAAFLNEIKELAANNFNPVSGFYHYHSMNRGFEETLGSDRMTLKSFFYAIRTALCAKWVYEKDTIPPVFFKELYPLIDVEYHRMLDNLILLKSKHIEKSNEPVAPVLIELVKQVVNENEGVKNDLINRKPNPKEFNNLFLKTIS
- a CDS encoding SIR2 family protein → MEIAGENILFLLGAGASHEAEIPISFQMVDQIEMLVIDDPKWSQFKELYYYLKSSIQYADGIFGNFNDPFNVEKLLIVITEIEKRDKNIMYPFIGTWNMRLMDLAGDNFTNLTAFKELIINKLNEWVRLKDYGKANYYEGFASLKNEIGNLLRVFTLNYDLCFERVVGKSQSIELGFDSSTKEWHYANFDSHDSKDFFLYKLHGSINWYTTDEQISKLKISDDPVESPELIFGIQHKMTSIDPYFFFSSEFRKLCLEAETKLIICLGYSFSDDYINNIISQAVIEKDEAKILIVAGPNDDGDKLVKSVSKKLKITKESILVEPIGAKKFLLEKMNKDYLTQHIHDSKDAPFQ
- a CDS encoding DNA polymerase beta superfamily protein, yielding MTIEELKKSGSIIFECISGSRAYGLDTPSSDTDIRGVFILPKQHFYSLDYIGQVNNESNDIVYYELRKFIELCSKNNPNILELLNVPEECILYKHEIFNEIRLQLFLSKQCEKSFANYAYAQIKKARGLEKKIVNPVEKERKSVLDFCFVYNQGRSLPLNIFLEKNNIQQEHCGISNIAHLKDCHNLYHNPNIPFKGIIKSDKANDIALSSIPKEETPIGMLFFNKDGYSSYCKKYKEYWDWVGKRNEERYKTTVSHGKNYDSKNMMHTFRLLHMAKEIASEHTIHVKRPDREFLLDIKHGKYEYDELVGWAENLKRDLENQYVESILPIRPQINAINDLLCALREKFYLENLGARH
- a CDS encoding ribonuclease H-like YkuK family protein, with product MKIAVNKWRNFSGKAFDKSITTLVEEAIVREQKAGYRLKICVGSDSQAYKSYVAYATVVVILREGKGGFMFIKNLKGTTKISTKERMLKEVAMSVETAYAICHILDRYDVELEVHADINTDPKFESNVALKEAMGYILGMRFVFKAKPNAFASSSCADLAV